GTGTATGGATTGATAGCCGTTGGGCTTAGGATTTTGAACGTAGTCGTCAAACTCTTCTTGGATCGGTGTCCAGGTTTCGTGCGCAAAGCTTAAAATAGCGTAGCAATCGTCGATCGTGGGGACCAGCACGCGTACCGCAGTGGCGTCATAGATTTCAGAAAAGGGCACTTTCTTGCGCTGCATTTTTTTATAAATGCTGAAGATGTGTTTAGCGCGTCCTGCCACTTGGCCTTCGATGTGGCACTCGGCCAGGGCCTGCTGCAAGCGGCTGATGATCATCTCCACACGCGCTTGGCGCTCAAGTCGTCGTTCTTTTAGGGACTTGGCGATCGTTTTGTACGTGTCACGTTCTAAGATGCTAAAGGCCAAATCTTCGAGCTCCCATTTGAGTTCGCTGATGCCTAAGCGGCTGGCCAGTGGCGCGTAAACCTGATTGGTTTCTTGTGCTAAACGCAGTTGCTCAGCCTCAGAATGATGATGCACGGCGCGCATCACACACAAACGCTCGGCGAGTTTGATCACCACGGCGCGCACATCGCGCACCATGGCCAATAACATTTTACGAATATTATCGATTTGGTGATGGCTTTGCTGATATTCCAAGCGGGTGATGCTTTGCATGGCTTTGATATTGACCACGAGGATGGCAACGTCTTGGCCGAGTTGTTCTTCGATATCTTCAATGCGTAGGTCGGCGTGCTCTACCACGGAATAGACCAATGCGGCGGCAACGGCATCGCGGCCCATATTAAGCCCTGCGACAATCTCTGCGATCTCTAGGCTCGCTTCAAAACAGTTGCGTCCGTCGGGCGTTTTTTGATCTTCACCAGCAATACGGCTTAAGAAAACGGCTTCTTCGACTAAACCGTTGTCTTTCGCTCGGATCGAGTGTAGCCAGACATCGACGTCCACCTCCTGGTTTTCGTTGCGGGGGAGAGCTTTTCGGACCTTAACCATCGTTGTCGTTATCTTCGATTAAATCGCGGGCATCTTATCACGATTTGTCTTGGCGTGAAAACACAGCCATGGATTCCACGTGTGCGGTGTGGGGAAACATGTCCATCACGCCGGCTTTTTCAAGCGTATAACCTTTCTCATTCACGAGCATAGCAATGTCGCGCGCCAGGGTGGCCGGGTTGCAAGAAATGTAGACAATCTTCGCGGCATTGAAATGCTCGATGTGTTTGACGATGTGCTCAGCACCGGAGCGGGGCGGGTCGATGATCAGTTTATCATAGGCCTTGCACCACGGTGTGTGCTGAAAGTCTTGGATGAGGTCAAAGGCGTGAAAGTCGGTGTTATGAATCGCGTTGAGCTTGGCGTTTTCGCCGGCACGCTCGGCCATCTCTTGGCTGCCTTCCACGCCGGTGACGTGTTTGGCATGGCGTGCTGCGGCCAGGCTAAAATTACCCAGCCCGCAGAAAAGATCCAGCACGGTGTCGTCTGAGTTGAGGTCAAGTTCGTCAATCGCGCGGCTGACCATCGCCTGGTTGATGGGGAAATTCACTTGCGTGAAATTGTGGGGCATAAAGCCAAGTTTGAGGTCGAAATCGGGCAGTGAATAATACTGCTTGGGCAGCGCTTCGCCGTGCAAGCCTTGGATGGTGCTGGCGTTGCCGGGTTGTTGAAAAACCATGAAATCATGCGTTTGGCCAAACGCCTCCAATACTTTAATATCTTCTTCAGAAAATGGCTCTAAATTTCTGAATATTAATATTTTTTTATCTTCAGACAGGCTCGCTTCGCACTGGGCGATTTGGTGTTTGATGGAGAGTTTATCCAGCATTTCGCGTGTGGCTTGTATGGTGTGCCCTAAGGACAAATCTAAGATGTCGCAGCGATGAATGTCGCACAAAAAACGCCCATTGATCTCGCGAAAGCCAAACAACGGTAGCCCCTTTTTGGCCACATAACGAATACCTAAGCGGGCTTTGCGTCGGTAGTGATAAGGCGGTGCGGTCAAGGGTTCGAGCACGACCTTGGGTTGAACACGGGATTGGTGCGCAATCAGTTCGAGCAGGGTTTTTTGTTTGTGGGCGACCTGCGCTTCACTGCTCATGTGTTGCAAGCTGCAGCCTCCACAGGTACCAAAATGTGGGCAGAGCGGGATGGCGCGATCCGTGCTCGTGTTTTCCACCACCTCAAGGCAGAGCCCTTCATCGTATTGGCCGTGCGTGGCGGTGTACTGAAAACGCACGGTCTCGCCGGGCAAGGCTTGGGCGATAAAGGTGGTTTTCCCGTTTAAGGTCGCAATCCCTCGGCCTTCGTGCGTTAAACGCTCAATGGTGGTGGTGAAAGTGCCCTCGGGCGGGCGTTTGAATCGGCGTTTACCCACGGTGTTGACCTGCTGTGTTTAAAGCGGCTTATGATAAAGCCTTGGGCTGAAAGTGCAATCAGCTTGTGGCGGATTGACTCTGGCGAGTGTTTTTGCTTCAAGAGCTTTACGGTGGCAGTGGACGGCTTGGACCATACGCGTCTAGGATGAATTGTATTCTAGCGAGTGCGCAAGGGTTTTGATGGAAATCTTCACGGAGGATGCTGTTGTGCTTTTGAATGCATCCTATTTCTTCCTGTGTAAACGTGGGTTCATTTTCTGTAGGTTCATTTTCGTTCGTGAGTTTCTTAAATAAACGGTAGAAACGTGCGGTGCGGCGGTGAATGGGTGAGGTGTTGCTTTGGGCCAGGTAAGCCTCTGGGTCTTTAAACACTGCGAG
The Gammaproteobacteria bacterium CG11_big_fil_rev_8_21_14_0_20_46_22 DNA segment above includes these coding regions:
- a CDS encoding 23S rRNA (uracil(1939)-C(5))-methyltransferase RlmD, whose amino-acid sequence is MGKRRFKRPPEGTFTTTIERLTHEGRGIATLNGKTTFIAQALPGETVRFQYTATHGQYDEGLCLEVVENTSTDRAIPLCPHFGTCGGCSLQHMSSEAQVAHKQKTLLELIAHQSRVQPKVVLEPLTAPPYHYRRKARLGIRYVAKKGLPLFGFREINGRFLCDIHRCDILDLSLGHTIQATREMLDKLSIKHQIAQCEASLSEDKKILIFRNLEPFSEEDIKVLEAFGQTHDFMVFQQPGNASTIQGLHGEALPKQYYSLPDFDLKLGFMPHNFTQVNFPINQAMVSRAIDELDLNSDDTVLDLFCGLGNFSLAAARHAKHVTGVEGSQEMAERAGENAKLNAIHNTDFHAFDLIQDFQHTPWCKAYDKLIIDPPRSGAEHIVKHIEHFNAAKIVYISCNPATLARDIAMLVNEKGYTLEKAGVMDMFPHTAHVESMAVFSRQDKS